The genomic stretch GTTCATGGTTCATAGCGAATGATTCATTGTAAAACTGAATTTTACTTTATGAAGATAGCCGTTAGTATTTCAAGGATCCTGGTTGGTACGTTGTTCATTTTTTCAGGATTGGTAAAAGCCATTGACCCGCTCGGGCTGGCGTATAAAATGCAGGAATTCTTTGAAGCGTGGGCAGGCAGCGGTTTTTTGGTAAGCCTGCTCGACTGGCTGCATGACCAGTCGCTGTGGTTCTCTGTGCTGATGATAACCCTGGAAGTGGTACTGGGTGTGGCGCTCTTACTGGGCTGGAAAACAAAAACCGTCTCCCGTCTTTTACTGCTGCTGATGCTGTTCTTCACGTTCCTTACCAGTTATGTTCTGTTCAGCGGCAAAATAAGGGCCTGTGGATGTTTTGGCGATTGCATCCCGCTTACACCGGAGCAGACATTTACAAAGGACATCATCCTGCTGCTGCTGGTGCTGATCATTTTATTTGGAATAAAACACATCCGGCCCTTCCTTCCGAATCGTGTGAATATTGTGCTGTTCACGCTTTGTCTTTCCGGTGTGCTGGGCCTGCAATGGTATGTGCTGCACCATTTGCCTGTTAAGGATTGTTTACCCTTCCAGGCGGGAAATAATATACTGGAACTGCGTAAAATGCCCAAGGATGCCATCCCCGACAAATACGATTATGTATTTGTGTACCGGAAGAACGGTGCGTCAAAAGAATTTAAAGTGGATGCCCTGCCAGACAGTACCTGGGAGTTTGTGGACAGAAAGCAAAGATTGCTGGAAAAAGGCAAGAACAATGTGCCGCTGATAAATGATTTCATTTTAACCACCGCCAGCGGGAACGATACTACGGA from Chitinophagaceae bacterium encodes the following:
- a CDS encoding DoxX family protein, with protein sequence MKIAVSISRILVGTLFIFSGLVKAIDPLGLAYKMQEFFEAWAGSGFLVSLLDWLHDQSLWFSVLMITLEVVLGVALLLGWKTKTVSRLLLLLMLFFTFLTSYVLFSGKIRACGCFGDCIPLTPEQTFTKDIILLLLVLIILFGIKHIRPFLPNRVNIVLFTLCLSGVLGLQWYVLHHLPVKDCLPFQAGNNILELRKMPKDAIPDKYDYVFVYRKNGASKEFKVDALPDSTWEFVDRKQRLLEKGKNNVPLINDFILTTASGNDTTEAVLSQPGEYYLLFVKEFNRKEDVWYDGFIDFYSRSALPVYVVTADSKTANTVFNRTGQAAVPVFTCDVTAIKTAARVNPTLYKMNGPVIKNKWSWEDARKIVK